In one Electrophorus electricus isolate fEleEle1 chromosome 21, fEleEle1.pri, whole genome shotgun sequence genomic region, the following are encoded:
- the wdr83 gene encoding WD repeat domain-containing protein 83 yields MAFPQPRPQAPQLPRHLLRTVDCQQGAVRAVRFNADGNYLVTCGSDKTLRLWSVSRGVQLKSYSGHGYEVLDADGSFDNSQLCSCSSDKTVILWDVATGQVTRKLRGHAGRVNCVRFNEEATVMLSGSIDGTVRCWDTRSRRMEPIQVLDEARDGVSSLKVSEHELLTGSVDGRVRRYDLRMGQLHVDFIGSPITCVCFSQDGQCTLSSSLDSTVRLLDKSTGELLGDYTGHQNKDYKLECCLSHKDTHVLSCSEDGCVYFWDLVEGSLTLKLPVGKAVVQSLSFHPTEPRLLTAMEGRVQVWGVELEETEVDNEQ; encoded by the exons ATGGCGTTTCCCCAGCCGCGACCACAAGCCCCCCAGCTGCCCCGGCACCTTCTCCGTACAGTAGACTGCCAGCAAGGCGCAGTCCGGGCGGTGCGCTTTAACG CCGACGGCAACTATTTGGTGACGTGCGGAAGTGACAAAACCCTGAGACTGTGGAGCGTGAGCAGAGGGGTCCAGCTGAAGAGCTACAGCGGCCACGGCTACGAGGTTCTCGACGCTGACGG CTCTTTCGATAACAGCCAGCTGTGCTCGTGCAGCTCGGACAAGACTGTGATTCTCTGGGACGTCGCGACGGGACAGGTCACGCGCAAACTTCGCGGACACGCTGGG AGAGTGAACTGCGTGCGTTTCAATGAAGAGGCCACAGTAATGCTGTCAG gCTCTATAGATGGCACGGTGCGCTGCTGGGACACTCGCTCCCGGAGGATGGAGCCGATTCAGGTTCTGGACGAGGCCCGAGATGGCGTCAGCAGTCTGAAGGTGTCTGAGCATGAGCTGCTGACCGG TTCTGTGGATGGCAGAGTGAGGCGCTATGACCTACGCATGGGTCAGCTCCACGTTGACTTCATTGGCA gtccgatcacgtgtgtgtgttttagtcagGATGGCCAGTGTACTTTGAGCTCCAGTCTGGATTCTACTGTGCGTCTGCTGGACAAGAGCACAGGAGAGTTACTGGGAGA CTACACAGGACACCAGAATAAAGACTATAAACTGGAATGCTGTCTGTCACACAAAGACACTCACGTCTTGAGCTGCTCGGAGGACGGCTGTGTCTACTTCTGGGACCTGGTGGAG GGCTCACTGACACTGAAGCTGCCTGTGGGGAAAGCTGTCGTCCAATCACTGTCCTTCCATCCAACTGAGCCCCGCCTACTGACAGCCATGGAGGGGCGTGTGCAGGTTTggggggtggagctggaggaaaCCGAGGTGGATAATGAGCAGTGA